In one Sphingobacterium daejeonense genomic region, the following are encoded:
- a CDS encoding DUF3872 domain-containing protein: MIAIFNNFRIGLLPIYVFLAILTASVTLVSCSKDDELEIQKDFPFEVKVMPVPKYVANGQTVEIRITIQRTGNYSSTQYFLRYFQFDGKGTLRYYDEPPYLPNDLYELPTEQFRLYYTSASAVSQSFEVWISDNFGNEKQITFQFNSSD, from the coding sequence ATGATAGCAATATTCAATAATTTCAGAATAGGATTACTGCCGATATATGTATTCCTGGCAATCCTCACAGCTTCGGTTACGTTGGTATCTTGTAGCAAAGATGATGAACTCGAAATACAAAAGGACTTTCCTTTTGAGGTCAAAGTGATGCCAGTGCCTAAATATGTTGCCAACGGCCAGACGGTAGAGATCCGCATTACAATACAGCGAACTGGAAATTATAGCAGCACGCAATATTTCCTTCGCTACTTCCAGTTTGACGGAAAGGGCACACTTAGGTATTACGATGAGCCGCCGTACCTACCTAATGATCTGTATGAGTTACCAACCGAGCAGTTCCGTTTGTACTATACTTCGGCATCTGCAGTATCTCAATCCTTTGAGGTTTGGATTTCGGATAACTTCGGGAACGAAAAGCAGATAACTTTTCAGTTTAACAGTAGTGATTAA
- a CDS encoding conjugal transfer protein TraO yields MKKYIYTVMLVLMGITMAQAQRMLPKQKGLEISTGVLSNDKIGNDYYISVAMTVNGKNGNYQLWALEYTHQYHDYKDLRIPQESYSAEGGYSFYLLGDARKNITLNLGITGVVGYESINRGEAMLYDGSKILSEDNFIYGAGGRLTFETYLSDRFVLVLQGRTKVLWGKDLEQFRPSVGMGLRFNF; encoded by the coding sequence ATGAAAAAGTATATCTATACCGTGATGCTTGTTTTAATGGGCATCACAATGGCACAGGCACAACGAATGCTGCCTAAACAGAAAGGCTTGGAAATAAGCACAGGCGTATTATCCAATGATAAGATTGGCAATGATTATTACATCAGTGTAGCGATGACTGTAAATGGTAAAAACGGCAATTACCAGCTTTGGGCATTGGAATATACACACCAATACCACGACTATAAAGACCTGCGCATACCGCAGGAAAGTTATAGTGCCGAAGGCGGTTACAGTTTCTACTTGTTGGGCGATGCCCGAAAAAACATCACGCTGAATTTAGGAATAACAGGCGTAGTCGGTTATGAAAGCATTAACCGGGGCGAAGCTATGTTGTATGACGGATCGAAGATACTGAGCGAGGACAATTTTATCTACGGAGCTGGTGGACGGCTCACATTTGAAACGTACCTGTCCGACCGATTTGTATTAGTCCTGCAAGGGCGTACAAAAGTCCTTTGGGGTAAAGACTTAGAACAGTTCCGACCGTCCGTAGGTATGGGATTAAGGTTTAACTTTTAA
- the traM gene encoding conjugative transposon protein TraM has protein sequence MDGQQGLYVPYSPEMNALTEMAANMSQTGGTSVMLTQNAGQQVAADLSRGVVQGISGYFAKKVRTPKVTLKAGYQVFLVSKK, from the coding sequence TTGGACGGGCAGCAAGGCTTGTACGTTCCGTATTCGCCGGAAATGAATGCACTTACCGAAATGGCGGCCAATATGAGCCAGACAGGGGGAACAAGCGTAATGCTCACGCAGAATGCCGGACAGCAGGTAGCGGCTGATTTAAGCCGTGGCGTGGTACAGGGTATCTCAGGCTATTTCGCCAAGAAAGTAAGAACGCCAAAGGTTACACTGAAAGCGGGCTATCAGGTCTTTCTTGTATCTAAAAAATAA
- the traK gene encoding conjugative transposon protein TraK, which produces MEFKTLRNIENSFRQIRLYAIVFAVLCTSVVGYAVWRSYRFAEEQRQKIYVLDNGKSLMLALSQDASINRPVEAREHVRRFHELFFTLAPDKNAIESNMSRAFNLADKSAFDYYKDLSEKGYYSRIISGNVQQRIEVDSVVCNFDNYPYAVRTYAKQFIIRSSNVTRRNLITSCYLVNSVRSDNNPQGFNIEKFAVVENRDIEVIER; this is translated from the coding sequence ATGGAATTTAAAACGCTAAGAAATATCGAAAACAGCTTTAGGCAGATAAGGTTATATGCCATTGTGTTTGCGGTTCTCTGCACCAGTGTGGTAGGATACGCCGTATGGCGTTCCTACCGCTTTGCAGAAGAACAACGCCAAAAAATCTATGTACTGGATAATGGTAAATCCCTGATGCTTGCCTTGTCGCAGGATGCAAGCATCAACCGCCCGGTTGAAGCAAGGGAACACGTCAGACGTTTCCACGAACTGTTCTTTACGCTTGCCCCCGACAAGAATGCTATTGAAAGCAATATGAGCAGGGCATTCAACCTTGCCGATAAAAGTGCTTTTGATTACTACAAAGACTTATCGGAAAAGGGCTATTACAGCAGGATTATTTCGGGGAACGTGCAACAACGCATAGAGGTAGATAGTGTCGTGTGCAACTTCGACAACTACCCGTATGCAGTGCGCACCTATGCCAAACAGTTCATCATCCGGTCAAGCAATGTAACCAGACGTAACCTGATTACTTCCTGCTATCTCGTTAACTCCGTTCGCTCTGACAACAACCCGCAAGGTTTCAATATTGAAAAATTTGCAGTCGTGGAAAACAGGGATATCGAAGTCATCGAACGCTAA